Proteins encoded together in one Bosea sp. (in: a-proteobacteria) window:
- the fdhD gene encoding formate dehydrogenase accessory sulfurtransferase FdhD — translation MPRSDPPASASVTAATVRFGAGPEPAQAVEIAVETPVNIVYGNMPYAVMMASPSDLEDFVTGFSLTEGIVRGADEIRAIAVAPQAEGVVVTVDLAPGRFRAHLARRRNLSGRTSCGLCGVETVAEIPMAEAATRAVRAVTPSAIEAALAGLGRHQPLNRLTRAVHAAAWCDMRGTILTVREDVGRHNALDKLIGARMRAGAEAGDGFLLVTSRASFEMVEKAAIFGAGTLVAISAPTSLAIERARHLRLTLAAVARHDGCIVFTGALAPEPESISR, via the coding sequence ATGCCGCGGAGTGATCCACCGGCCTCGGCTTCCGTCACGGCCGCGACGGTTCGCTTCGGCGCCGGGCCCGAGCCGGCGCAGGCTGTCGAGATCGCGGTCGAGACGCCGGTCAACATCGTCTACGGCAACATGCCCTATGCGGTGATGATGGCGAGCCCCTCGGACCTGGAGGATTTCGTCACCGGCTTCAGCCTGACCGAGGGCATCGTGCGGGGCGCCGACGAGATCCGCGCCATCGCCGTCGCGCCGCAGGCGGAAGGCGTCGTCGTCACGGTCGATCTGGCGCCCGGCCGCTTCCGCGCGCATCTGGCGCGGCGGCGCAACCTGTCGGGGCGCACCTCCTGCGGGCTCTGCGGCGTCGAGACCGTCGCGGAAATCCCGATGGCCGAGGCGGCGACGCGCGCGGTGCGGGCGGTCACGCCTTCGGCCATCGAAGCCGCGCTCGCCGGGCTTGGCCGGCACCAGCCGCTGAACCGGCTCACCCGCGCCGTCCACGCCGCCGCCTGGTGCGACATGAGGGGCACGATCCTCACGGTGCGCGAGGATGTCGGGCGCCATAACGCGCTCGACAAGCTGATCGGGGCCCGCATGCGGGCCGGGGCGGAGGCGGGCGACGGCTTCCTGCTCGTCACCAGCCGCGCCTCCTTCGAGATGGTCGAGAAGGCCGCGATCTTCGGCGCCGGCACGCTGGTCGCGATCTCGGCGCCGACCTCGCTCGCGATCGAGCGGGCGCGGCATCTTCGCCTGACGCTGGCGGCGGTGGCGCGCCACGACGGCTGCATCGTCTTCACCGGGGCGCTGGCGCCCGAGCCCGAGAGC